From the genome of Halobellus litoreus, one region includes:
- a CDS encoding SLC13 family permease — protein MASSDAVIILILTILSVLTIVTDHRAGVEIRLRERFGIDRDWWVPVIAFILALGLEAIQGSAIRTAFAEKLDIIILIFSFGIMSEGLGASGFFRYLAYKIVELCKGQSRRLVLYMFTMTSAVTFFTTNDIVVLVVTPIIVEICFQAGVKNTKPLLLSQFVAANTLSMGLLIGSPTNIIVAEELAINFFEYLALMFVPAVAAFGSSFLLISRMLDISRADSRLFNYLEIQNEYTMPQEVPEPYFTRQMRDWIVIFGLFVAFVAVVTFFEASLYWCAVPSILIAIGYWMRSSEHEEPVSGAIKRLPYGVFFFGMTFFTFAEAFGQTAFVSGTLIPIIENFFVGSPVRSAVFGVLGSGVIVNIFNDLPAAALVATVFSQIEFTSDVTEIILVQASLTGLNIGTYVTQVGALAGLLWFNQIRIHRLRQRKVYPEFHDEMSFPDRSDLVRYGITHFLFTGLSVGLFLVFAWVLLSILIGPY, from the coding sequence ATGGCATCATCTGACGCCGTAATTATTCTTATTCTGACAATATTGTCTGTGTTAACTATTGTCACAGATCACCGGGCAGGGGTGGAGATTCGGCTGAGAGAGCGATTCGGGATCGACAGGGACTGGTGGGTTCCAGTCATTGCGTTTATACTCGCGCTGGGGCTGGAGGCAATCCAGGGTTCGGCAATCAGGACGGCCTTTGCCGAGAAACTCGACATCATCATTCTCATTTTTTCTTTCGGCATTATGTCCGAGGGGCTGGGAGCGTCGGGATTCTTTCGATATCTCGCGTACAAGATCGTGGAGCTCTGTAAGGGGCAGTCCCGGAGACTAGTCCTCTATATGTTCACGATGACATCCGCGGTTACGTTCTTTACGACGAACGATATCGTCGTTCTCGTCGTGACGCCGATCATCGTCGAGATCTGTTTCCAAGCCGGAGTCAAGAACACGAAACCTCTCTTGCTCTCCCAATTCGTCGCAGCAAACACGCTGTCGATGGGATTACTCATCGGATCACCGACGAATATTATCGTCGCAGAGGAGTTGGCGATCAACTTCTTTGAGTATCTGGCGCTGATGTTCGTTCCCGCAGTCGCCGCCTTCGGGTCGTCGTTCCTGTTGATTAGCAGGATGCTTGATATCTCCCGGGCCGATTCGCGACTGTTCAATTACCTTGAAATTCAGAACGAGTACACGATGCCACAGGAAGTGCCCGAACCGTATTTCACGAGGCAGATGCGGGACTGGATCGTCATTTTCGGGCTATTCGTAGCGTTCGTGGCTGTCGTGACGTTCTTTGAGGCGTCACTGTACTGGTGTGCGGTTCCGAGTATCCTTATCGCGATTGGGTATTGGATGCGTTCCAGCGAACACGAGGAACCCGTCTCGGGCGCGATCAAGCGGCTTCCATACGGCGTCTTTTTTTTCGGGATGACGTTCTTTACGTTCGCTGAAGCCTTCGGCCAGACAGCATTCGTGAGTGGGACTCTGATCCCGATCATCGAGAACTTTTTCGTCGGGAGTCCGGTCCGATCCGCAGTGTTCGGAGTCCTCGGGTCCGGCGTGATAGTGAACATATTCAACGATCTCCCCGCCGCAGCCCTCGTGGCGACGGTCTTCTCGCAAATCGAGTTCACGTCGGACGTCACCGAGATCATTCTCGTGCAGGCGTCGCTGACTGGACTAAACATCGGGACATACGTGACACAGGTCGGCGCACTGGCGGGACTGCTCTGGTTCAATCAGATCCGCATCCATCGACTACGCCAGCGAAAGGTATATCCGGAGTTTCACGACGAGATGTCGTTCCCGGATCGATCGGATCTGGTCCGGTACGGGATAACCCACTTCCTGTTCACTGGCCTCTCCGTCGGCCTGTTTCTCGTGTTCGCTTGGGTGCTGCTCTCGATTCTCATCGGACCGTACTGA
- a CDS encoding RNA methyltransferase, producing the protein MSGESTDPTRSREPVVVVVEPKTPGNVGTIARAMKNFGLSDLKLVDPPELDEDGEAYGFAGHAREDVLPNADEVTFEEVVENYHTIGTTAITNEDSRKHVRFPFKTPVEVRESLETVETETALVFGREGTGLDNAELKRLDEVCSIPASGDYPVLNLGQAATILFYELRTLTVEETQLPDVERERASEAEIDRFYDFFEEFHRSIDNRAHKREKTNVMLRRLLGRAHPTEREITTLTGIFRRANDLLGDRTFGDHTDDADADAGSEPTARPRRD; encoded by the coding sequence ATGTCGGGAGAGAGCACCGACCCGACACGCAGCCGCGAGCCCGTCGTCGTCGTCGTCGAGCCGAAAACCCCCGGAAACGTCGGCACGATCGCCCGCGCGATGAAGAACTTCGGGCTCTCGGACCTGAAGCTCGTCGATCCCCCCGAACTCGACGAGGACGGGGAGGCGTACGGCTTCGCCGGCCACGCCCGCGAGGACGTCCTCCCGAACGCCGACGAAGTGACCTTCGAGGAGGTCGTCGAGAACTACCACACGATCGGGACGACCGCGATCACCAACGAGGACAGCCGCAAGCACGTGCGGTTCCCGTTCAAGACGCCTGTGGAGGTCCGGGAGAGCCTCGAAACCGTGGAGACGGAGACGGCGCTCGTCTTCGGCCGCGAGGGGACCGGCCTCGACAACGCGGAGTTGAAACGGCTCGACGAAGTGTGTTCGATCCCCGCGAGCGGCGACTATCCGGTGTTGAACCTCGGACAGGCGGCCACGATCCTGTTCTACGAACTCCGGACGCTGACCGTCGAGGAGACGCAACTGCCGGACGTCGAGCGCGAGCGCGCCTCGGAGGCCGAGATCGACCGCTTCTACGACTTTTTCGAGGAGTTCCATCGATCCATCGACAATCGGGCGCACAAACGCGAGAAGACGAACGTGATGCTGCGACGGCTGCTCGGCCGCGCGCACCCGACCGAGCGGGAGATCACCACCCTCACCGGCATCTTTCGGCGCGCGAACGACCTCCTCGGGGACCGAACGTTCGGCGACCACACCGACGATGCCGACGCGGACGCCGGCTCCGAACCGACTGCCCGACCGCGTCGCGACTGA